A genomic stretch from Coregonus clupeaformis isolate EN_2021a chromosome 23, ASM2061545v1, whole genome shotgun sequence includes:
- the LOC121536157 gene encoding gamma-crystallin S-1-like has translation MEKFHSSVILELYGIQNCDTLSLLFQQIVFYEDRNFKGRSYDCKGDSTNLHGFFARCNSCRVEGGWWVLYERPNYMGYQYIVGPGEYAVYQQWMGFNDCIRSCRVIRNATGPYKLRLFERPNFDGQSLEVTENLPSVQENFHSREIHSCKVQEGSWVFFEHPNFRGRQYLLERGEYRRYTEWGALHATVGSIRRIIATGER, from the exons ATGGAGAAA TTCCATAGTTCTGTAATTCTGGAACTATATGGAATTCAAAATTGTGACACACTGTCTCTTCTCTTCCAACAGATTGTGTTTTATGAGGATAGGAACTTCAAGGGGCGGTCCTACGACTGCAAAGGAGACTCCACTAACCTGCATGGCTTTTTCGCTCGTTGCAACTCTTGCCGGGTGGAGGGCGGCTGGTGGGTCCTCTATGAGCGCCCCAACTACATGGGTTACCAGTACATCGTAGGCCCCGGGGAGTACGCAGTCTACCAGCAATGGATGGGCTTCAACGACTGCATAAGATCCTGTCGGGTCATCAGAAAC GCCACAGGCCCCTACAAGCTGAGGCTGTTCGAGAGACCCAACTTCGATGGTCAGTCCCTGGAGGTGACTGAGAACCTGCCCTCTGTCCAGGAGAATTTCCACAGCCGCGAGATCCACTCCTGCAAGGTCCAGGAGGGTTCCTGGGTCTTCTTCGAGCACCCCAACTTCCGTGGCCGCCAGTACCTGCTGGAGAGGGGGGAGTACCGCCGCTACACCGAGTGGGGAGCTCTGCATGCCACCGTGGGCTCCATCCGTCGCATCATAGCCACTGGAGAGAGATGA
- the LOC121536325 gene encoding gamma-crystallin M2-like: MDRIGKIVFYEDKNFQGRHFECCSDCPELSSHFSRCNSIRVENGNWVLYERPNYLGSQYILTRGEYPDYQRWMGYNDSIRSCRVIRNTSGMFRIRLYEHPDFAGQMMEFSEDNPNLPEHWRHPEVHSCKVMDGAWVFYEHPNYRGHQHLLERGEYRHFTDWRSNVGSIRRVQNI, encoded by the exons ATGGACCGCATCGGAAAG ATCGTCTTCTATGAGGACAAAAACTTCCAGGGTCGCCACTTTGAATGTTGTAGCGATTGCCCTGAGCTGAGTTCACACTTTAGCCGCTGCAACTCCATCCGTGTGGAGAATGGAAACTGGGTGTTGTACGAGAGGCCCAACTACCTGGGCTCTCAGTACATTTTGACCAGGGGGGAGTACCCCGACTACCAGCGCTGGATGGGCTACAATGACAGCATCAGGTCCTGCCGCGTCATCCGCAAC ACCTCTGGCATGTTCAGGATCCGCCTCTACGAGCATCCTGACTTTGCAGGTCAGATGATGGAGTTCAGCGAAGACAACCCTAACCTCCCAGAGCACTGGCGTCACCCCGAGGTGCACTCCTGCAAAGTGATGGATGGCGCCTGGGTGTTCTACGAGCACCCCAACTACCGCGGCCACCAGCACCTACTGGAGAGGGGCGAGTACCGCCACTTCACCGACTGGAGGTCCAACGTGGGGTCCATCCGCCGCGTTCAGAACATTTAG
- the LOC121536326 gene encoding gamma-crystallin M2-like, translating to MGKIVFFEDKNFQGRSYECSSDCPDLHSYFSRCNSIRVESGCWVLYERPNYAGYQYILTPGEYPDHQQWMGFNDSIRSCRSIKNVYGNSYKIRCYDRPDFAGHMAEWSEDCPSVHEAFKFREFHSAVVMDGAWAFYELPNYRGRQYFLERKEYRNFTDWGATSPVVGSFRRITEF from the exons atgGGGAAG ATTGTATTCTTTGAGGATAAGAATTTCCAAGGTCGTAGTTATGAATGCAGCAGTGACTGCCCAGACCTGCACTCCTACTTCAGCCGCTGTAACTCCATCAGGGTGGAGAGCGGCTGCTGGGTTCTGTACGAGCGCCCCAACTACGCAGGCTACCAGTACATCCTGACCCCTGGGGAGTACCCTGACCACCAGCAGTGGATGGGCTTCAACGACAGCATCAGATCCTGTCGCTCTATCAAAAAC GTCTATGGAAATTCCTATAAGATCAGATGCTATGACAGGCCAGATTTCGCTGGCCATATGGCAGAGTGGAGTGAGGACTGCCCATCGGTCCACGAAGCGTTCAAGTTCCGGGAGTTCCACTCTGCTGTGGTGATGGACGGTGCCTGGGCCTTCTACGAACTGCCGAACTACAGGGGGCGCCAGTACTTCCTGGAGCGCAAAGAGTACCGTAACTTCACGGACTGGGGCGCCACCTCCCCTGTCGTGGGCTCCTTCCGCAGGATCACAGAGTTCTAG